The sequence ATCTATATTAAAAGTGGGGGTATGTACGCCGGAAACAATTCCTTTTTCCGCGTTCATGACACCAAGCCGGAAAAAACAGCCCGGCACCTGTTGGGTATAGTAGCCGAAATCTTCAGCACCCATTCGGATCTCGGTTTCCCCAACATTGTTTTCTCCCATATAGGTTTGGGCCAGGGCTTTGGCCGTCACGTGAAGGCGCTCATTGTTATACACCGATGGGTAACCGATATCGATATGACAATCCACTTCAGCACCCATGCTATGTGCGGTGCCTTCTACAATCTTGCGGATCAGTTCATGTGCCCTGAAACGCCATTTTTCATCCATAGCCCTGAAAGTACCCATCAGCTTAACTTCACTTGGAATGACATTCGTAGTATGCCCGCCCTGGAAGGAAGTGATCGACAACACCGAAGCCATCTGGGGCTCCCGGTTCCTGCTGATTACCTGCTGTAAGGCGATAATGATATGTGAAGCCACGAGAATTGTATCGGCAGTGTATTGCGGTGCTGCGGCATGTCCGCCTTTACTCCGGACAGTAATATAAATTTCATCTGCGCTCGCCATTACTTTTCCTTCCCTGAAACTCAACTGGCCAACCTGCAATTGCGGATGGACGTGTAATCCAAAAATTGCAGCCGGACGTGGATTGTCCAGTACCCCGTCCCTGATCATAAGGCTTGCGCCGCCCGGGTTTTTTTCTTCACCGGGTTGGAATATCAATTTCACGGTACCCGACCATTGGGCTTTCAGTTCCTGTAAAATCCTGGCTGCACCTAGAAGGCAGGTGGTATGTACATCATGGCCACAGGCATGCATTATTCCGGGCCGTGTAGAAACATAAGGGATATCATTTGCTTCCTGGATCGGCAGGGCATCCATGTCGGCGCGCAAGGCAACTATCCGTGATGAAGGATCATTACCCTCTATGAGGCCGACCACACCCGTTTCCGCCATAGTCGTATAAGGAATACCCATTCCGCGCAATTGTTGCTGCACATATGCACTGGTTTCAAATTCCTGGTAACTTAATTCGGGATGGGCATGCAAATGACGCCGGATGCCAATAAACTGATCTGCATAAGCTGCGGCCAACTGCCGGATACTTTGGGGTAATGACATGGGGCAAAGATAGAGGTAAACGGTAAACGGTAAACAGTAAACGGTAAACGGTGAGGGGAATCAAATAGGTTCTTCCCGTTCACCGTTTACTGTTTACCGTTCACCATTCAATTCTCTCCCTACTCACTGCTCTTATCCGGATTCACTTCCACTGTATCGTTAACGATAAATAAATTTTGGCTGAATTCCTTGCTCAACTGCCGTTGCACTTGTTCAGCATCCTTCCTGTTGATAAAATTCCCCACCCTGAGGCGGAAATAAGGAGCCTGGTACAAGAGGTAGGCCTTTAATTCAGGATATAATGTATATACTTTGGTCTTTGCCTGGATGGCTGCATTCCTGTCGGTGGTATTGATCACCTGTATCCTGAATCCCGGGGAATTCCTGCGCGATTCGCGGGAGGTTGCTTCATTGATCTCTACCTGTTTTTTAACGAGCAGGTCTATCCGCGGATCTTTATGCACAGCAACGGTCGTTGAATCGACCTGGGCAAACGCACCCGGGGAAAGGAAAACAATAGCGGCAAATAACAGATAATGTCTCATATGATGTATAAATCAAATTTCCCGCCAATTTTTTTTAATAGTTCGCCAATTGGTGATCCGGCGCGCCCGTTACAATGGCCACACTGGCACTGCATCCCAGTCGCGAAGCTCCTGCGTCGACCAATGCCTTTGCAAAGGCATAATCCCGGATGCCCCCCGAGGCTTTAATTTTAACACTTTCCGGTAAATGCTTTTTCATCAGGTGAACCGCTTCCAGGCTGGCCCCTTTTTCGGCATATCCTGTTGACGTTTTCATATAATCGATGCCTAATCCACCCAACTTCTCACAGCACCGGATTATTTCCTCATCACTCAGGATACCAGACTCGATGATTACTTTCAGCAGCCGTCCTTTATTATGGCAGACTTCCCGCAACAGGCTCACCTCTTTCTGGATATAAGCCCAGTCATTCTGGCGCAGGGCAATCAGGTTGATCACCATATCAATTTCATGCGCGCCATCCACAACTGCCAGGATAGTTTCAGCCACTTTTGCCTCTGTGACCGAATACCCAAAAGGGAAGCCGGTGACCGTGGCTATTTTTACGGATGTCGGGGCCAGGATGGTGGCCACCCTTTTTACAAATGGCGGGGGAATACAAACTGCGGGAAATCCATATTGAACGGCTTCGGAACACAATCGCTCAATTTCTGAAATGGTGGTTGTTGGTTTAAGGACCGTATGGTCAATACATTCGGCGATATTCATATATAAAGGCCGTTGGTAAAATTCGGTAATCTAAGTTAGGCCATTTACTTATATTCGGCCAACACACGATTAAAACACACACATTCATGAGAAAATTTCTGCACCCGGCATCGGGTAGGGGGCTGATGCTATTGATCACCGCCCTCTTCCTGGTGTCCCTCACGTATGCACAACCGACATTCCCGGTGAATGGCATCAGCGGTGAAAAACCGACGACCTATGCTTTCACCAATGCAACAATTATCACTAATGAAAAAACAACCTTACCCGTTGCCACTCTATTGGTGAAAGATGGCAGGATCATCGCTGCCGGAACCAATGTATCTATTCCAAAAGATGCCATGGTAGTGGATTGCAAAGGGAAATTCATTTATCCATCTTTCATTGACGTATATAGCGATTATGGTATGCCTGCTGTTGAACGGCAGCCAAGGGCGTTTAATTACAGCGCCCCGGCCCAGCTGACCTCTACCCAGAAAGGGGCTTATGGCTGGAACCAGGCCATCCGAAGCGATGTTTCTGCGGCTGCAATTTTTGTGGCTGATGACAGCAAGGCCAAACAATTGCGTGACCTTGGTTTTGGTACCGTGCTCACCCACCAGAAAGATGGTATCGCCCGCGGGACCGGCGCCCTGGTTACCCTGGCTAATGAAAAGGAAAATAAAGTGATCCTTAAGGAAAAAGCGGCAGCGCATTATTCTTTTAGCAAGGGTTCTTCCACCCAAAGTTATCCGGGTAGTTTGATGGGTGCTATCGCGCTGCTGCGGCAGACTTTCATCGACGCTAAATGGTATACGACCAATACAGAAAAGGAGGGACTGAACCTCACACTGAAAGCCTGGAATGACAATCTTTCCCTGCCACAGGTGTTTGAAGCCAATGATAAATGGAATGACCTCCGCGCTGATAAAATCGGCGATGAATTTGGCGTGCAATATATTATCAAGGCTGGCGGCAACGAATACCAGCGCATGGA comes from Flavihumibacter fluvii and encodes:
- a CDS encoding M20 metallopeptidase family protein, producing the protein MSLPQSIRQLAAAYADQFIGIRRHLHAHPELSYQEFETSAYVQQQLRGMGIPYTTMAETGVVGLIEGNDPSSRIVALRADMDALPIQEANDIPYVSTRPGIMHACGHDVHTTCLLGAARILQELKAQWSGTVKLIFQPGEEKNPGGASLMIRDGVLDNPRPAAIFGLHVHPQLQVGQLSFREGKVMASADEIYITVRSKGGHAAAPQYTADTILVASHIIIALQQVISRNREPQMASVLSITSFQGGHTTNVIPSEVKLMGTFRAMDEKWRFRAHELIRKIVEGTAHSMGAEVDCHIDIGYPSVYNNERLHVTAKALAQTYMGENNVGETEIRMGAEDFGYYTQQVPGCFFRLGVMNAEKGIVSGVHTPTFNIDESAIETGMGIMAWLGASATV
- a CDS encoding SPOR domain-containing protein yields the protein MRHYLLFAAIVFLSPGAFAQVDSTTVAVHKDPRIDLLVKKQVEINEATSRESRRNSPGFRIQVINTTDRNAAIQAKTKVYTLYPELKAYLLYQAPYFRLRVGNFINRKDAEQVQRQLSKEFSQNLFIVNDTVEVNPDKSSE
- the deoC gene encoding deoxyribose-phosphate aldolase; this translates as MNIAECIDHTVLKPTTTISEIERLCSEAVQYGFPAVCIPPPFVKRVATILAPTSVKIATVTGFPFGYSVTEAKVAETILAVVDGAHEIDMVINLIALRQNDWAYIQKEVSLLREVCHNKGRLLKVIIESGILSDEEIIRCCEKLGGLGIDYMKTSTGYAEKGASLEAVHLMKKHLPESVKIKASGGIRDYAFAKALVDAGASRLGCSASVAIVTGAPDHQLANY